Proteins from one Bacteroides mediterraneensis genomic window:
- a CDS encoding type II toxin-antitoxin system Phd/YefM family antitoxin has product MRTANYTDLRANLKSYIDAVIDDYDTVVVNRGNGKGVVMISLDEYNSLKETEYIMSSPDTMEAIHKGEEDIKNGNSISQKEGESIEDFLKRAACTE; this is encoded by the coding sequence ATGAGAACAGCCAATTACACAGATTTAAGAGCCAACTTGAAAAGCTACATTGATGCGGTCATTGACGATTATGATACCGTAGTTGTCAATCGTGGGAATGGCAAAGGAGTAGTAATGATTTCTTTGGATGAATACAATTCTCTAAAGGAAACGGAGTACATCATGTCGTCACCCGATACAATGGAAGCAATACATAAAGGTGAAGAGGATATTAAGAACGGTAACTCTATATCTCAAAAGGAAGGTGAAAGCATAGAAGATTTCTTAAAACGGGCAGCATGTACAGAATAA
- a CDS encoding Txe/YoeB family addiction module toxin: MYRITLSEQARKEYLYFIQSGNKAILNKIKTLLEDIAAHPYTGIGKPEPLKYELAGKWSRRINAEHRIVYSVHDDIIEVYIFSMRYHYSKK, from the coding sequence ATGTACAGAATAACATTATCAGAACAGGCACGAAAAGAATACCTATACTTTATACAAAGTGGAAACAAGGCTATCTTAAACAAAATCAAAACTTTATTGGAAGATATTGCCGCACACCCATACACAGGAATAGGAAAGCCAGAACCACTTAAATACGAACTGGCTGGAAAATGGTCAAGAAGAATCAATGCAGAGCATAGAATTGTTTACTCCGTGCATGATGATATAATAGAGGTTTACATATTCTCTATGCGATACCATTATTCCAAGAAATAA
- a CDS encoding tyrosine-type recombinase/integrase → MSLKYSSTTADYLVWSDAMNLIRKLAKDENYKMSLLIALGCFTGLRISDILALRWKQILDTDEFSVTEKKTDKIRTIRLNPQLQEHIRECYEHINPAGINAPILVSQKGTVFSVQRINIILKEVKKKYRLKIKNFSCHSLRKTFGRQVYNMNSENSEFALVKLMELFNHSSVAITKRYLGLRQEEILQTYESLSF, encoded by the coding sequence ATGTCACTTAAATATTCAAGCACAACAGCAGACTATCTTGTCTGGTCAGATGCAATGAACCTTATAAGAAAACTGGCAAAAGATGAGAATTATAAAATGTCACTTCTTATAGCTTTAGGTTGTTTTACAGGATTGAGGATTTCTGATATTCTGGCTTTAAGATGGAAGCAGATATTAGATACAGACGAATTTAGTGTAACTGAGAAAAAGACTGATAAGATAAGAACCATAAGACTGAATCCCCAGCTACAGGAACATATCAGAGAATGTTACGAACATATAAATCCAGCTGGAATAAATGCACCTATCTTAGTAAGTCAGAAAGGTACAGTCTTTTCAGTCCAGAGAATAAATATCATTCTTAAAGAGGTGAAGAAGAAGTACAGGCTAAAGATTAAGAACTTTTCCTGCCATTCACTTAGAAAGACTTTTGGCAGGCAGGTCTATAATATGAACAGTGAAAATTCAGAGTTTGCTTTAGTTAAGCTCATGGAACTGTTCAATCATAGTTCTGTTGCCATTACTAAAAGATACTTGGGATTAAGGCAGGAAGAAATCTTACAGACTTATGAATCTTTGAGCTTCTAA
- a CDS encoding Arc family DNA-binding protein has translation MPKKENTTKSFVLRVDAAMMDAIEKWAADEFRSTNGQLQWIINEALRKSGRLKKSNREKKEGEESDD, from the coding sequence GTGCCCAAAAAAGAAAATACAACCAAGAGCTTTGTGCTGCGGGTAGACGCTGCCATGATGGATGCGATAGAAAAGTGGGCAGCTGATGAATTCCGCAGTACCAATGGACAATTGCAGTGGATAATCAATGAGGCCTTGCGCAAAAGCGGGAGATTGAAGAAAAGTAACCGGGAGAAAAAAGAGGGAGAAGAATCGGATGATTAA
- a CDS encoding SPFH domain-containing protein, translating to MEMKEVKFSGFKMNGFLALFLFLFVWAGITVWCFTVGETLFYILGGVMVLLWIILNCGYMLLEPNEARAMVFFGKYKGTFKETGFFWVNPFIDKKKLSLRARNLDVEPIKVNDKIGNPILIGLVLVWRLKDTYKAMFEIDAQTMASTGDGKSVNVGNAVASRMNAFENFVKIQSDAALRQVAGQYAYDDNESNVNELTLRSGGEEINEQLEQKLNERLAMAGMEVVEARINYLAYAPEIAAVMLRRQQASAIISAREKIVEGAVSMVHMALDKLSKEEIVELDEEKKAAMVSNLLVVLCADEAAQPVLNTGTLNH from the coding sequence ATGGAAATGAAGGAAGTGAAATTCAGTGGCTTTAAAATGAATGGCTTTTTAGCTCTTTTCTTATTTTTATTTGTATGGGCCGGAATAACGGTATGGTGTTTTACTGTGGGAGAAACTCTTTTCTATATATTGGGAGGAGTGATGGTGTTATTGTGGATTATCTTGAATTGCGGCTATATGCTGCTGGAGCCCAATGAAGCACGTGCCATGGTTTTCTTTGGCAAATATAAAGGAACATTTAAAGAAACGGGATTCTTTTGGGTGAATCCGTTCATAGATAAAAAGAAATTGTCGCTTCGTGCCCGTAATTTGGATGTGGAACCTATAAAGGTGAATGATAAGATAGGTAATCCCATTCTGATTGGGTTGGTGTTGGTGTGGCGGTTGAAAGACACCTACAAAGCCATGTTTGAGATTGATGCACAGACCATGGCCAGCACGGGAGACGGTAAGTCGGTAAATGTGGGGAATGCAGTGGCCAGCCGCATGAATGCGTTTGAGAACTTTGTAAAGATACAGAGTGATGCGGCTTTGCGTCAGGTGGCCGGACAGTACGCCTATGATGACAATGAATCGAATGTGAATGAATTGACACTCCGTTCGGGAGGTGAGGAAATCAATGAGCAGCTGGAACAAAAACTGAATGAGCGTCTGGCAATGGCCGGTATGGAAGTGGTGGAGGCTCGTATCAATTATCTGGCTTATGCACCGGAAATTGCTGCGGTCATGCTCCGGCGCCAGCAGGCTTCGGCCATTATCAGTGCCCGTGAGAAAATCGTGGAAGGAGCCGTTTCAATGGTCCACATGGCACTGGACAAATTGTCGAAAGAGGAGATTGTGGAACTGGACGAAGAAAAGAAAGCTGCCATGGTAAGCAATCTGCTTGTGGTGCTCTGTGCGGATGAGGCTGCCCAGCCGGTGTTGAACACAGGTACACTGAACCATTAA
- the gluP gene encoding glucose/galactose MFS transporter, whose protein sequence is MTSNNKTMIPLAFIGIMFFAIGFALGINSLLVPVLQGSLNISNAASYLIIAATFIPFLLFGYPAGLTIKAIGYKKTMSLSFFIFAVAFYLFILSANGGSFTLFLLASFVSGAGNAYLQASVNPYITILGPLESAAKRISIMGICNKLAWPIPSIFIVWLIGKDVNKIGISDLEYPFLIIILAFVILGIMAFFAPLPEVKAEGEDAPADNAADESNNSGKTSVFQFPHLLLGCIALFLYVGVETVSLGTLVDYANSIGLANAANYAWIAPIGIVIGYICGIIFIPRYISQATALKICSIVAIIGSILVVITPSDISIYFVSLMALGCSLMWPALWPLAIADLGRFTKTGSSLLIMAMFGGAVIPTVYGWLKDACGAQQAYWLCLPCFLFILYYGMYGCKIRK, encoded by the coding sequence ATGACTTCAAACAACAAAACTATGATTCCTTTGGCTTTTATTGGAATAATGTTCTTTGCCATAGGTTTTGCTTTGGGAATTAATTCTTTACTGGTACCGGTATTGCAAGGTTCACTGAATATATCCAATGCCGCTTCCTACCTGATTATTGCAGCAACCTTTATCCCTTTTCTGCTATTCGGCTATCCTGCGGGACTTACGATAAAGGCGATAGGATATAAGAAAACCATGTCATTGTCCTTTTTTATATTTGCAGTTGCATTTTATCTTTTCATTTTGTCTGCAAATGGGGGCAGTTTCACATTGTTCCTTCTGGCTTCCTTCGTGAGTGGGGCAGGCAATGCCTATCTGCAGGCCTCAGTCAATCCGTATATCACCATACTCGGTCCTTTGGAAAGTGCAGCCAAACGCATCAGTATTATGGGTATTTGTAACAAGCTTGCCTGGCCGATACCGTCCATATTCATCGTATGGCTCATTGGAAAAGATGTAAACAAGATTGGTATTTCCGACCTTGAATATCCTTTCCTGATTATCATCTTGGCATTTGTGATTCTTGGTATAATGGCATTTTTTGCTCCCCTGCCGGAAGTAAAGGCAGAGGGAGAAGATGCTCCGGCAGACAATGCTGCTGACGAATCAAATAACTCAGGAAAAACGTCCGTGTTTCAGTTCCCCCATTTATTGTTGGGGTGTATCGCACTGTTTCTTTATGTCGGTGTAGAGACTGTATCGTTGGGTACACTGGTTGATTATGCCAATTCAATTGGATTGGCAAATGCGGCCAACTATGCATGGATTGCACCTATAGGAATCGTTATAGGATATATATGTGGCATCATCTTTATACCACGCTATATCAGTCAGGCTACGGCATTGAAGATATGTTCTATAGTCGCAATTATCGGTTCTATACTGGTGGTTATCACCCCTTCTGACATATCTATCTATTTCGTGTCTTTAATGGCTTTGGGTTGTTCGCTGATGTGGCCTGCGCTATGGCCTTTGGCAATAGCCGATCTTGGCAGATTTACAAAAACAGGTTCATCGCTTCTTATTATGGCCATGTTCGGCGGTGCAGTTATACCGACTGTGTATGGTTGGTTGAAAGATGCATGTGGTGCACAACAGGCATATTGGTTGTGTTTACCCTGCTTCCTGTTTATTTTATATTATGGAATGTACGGCTGTAAGATACGTAAGTAA
- a CDS encoding response regulator transcription factor, protein MKNLYILDDHPIVTEGLSQLLANNHNYQITTGHHHSELYGYLNHTTPDLLIIDYEIQGETALDIIAYLRQKAIQIPILVYTMHTEFWIIKLLTKAEVAGIVTKNDKINEIENAIARILGEHTKYYSPTALHIVLSIVGDQSAAKQINYTPSPRENEIIQMLSCGLTSDDIAHKLNLSKNTIDTMRKNILLKSGATNVSHLMRIAFLKGWITI, encoded by the coding sequence ATGAAGAACCTATACATTTTAGATGACCACCCGATTGTCACTGAAGGGCTCAGCCAACTGCTGGCAAACAACCACAACTATCAGATAACCACCGGGCACCATCATTCTGAGCTATACGGTTACCTGAACCATACCACTCCAGACCTGTTAATTATAGATTATGAAATCCAAGGTGAAACGGCCTTGGACATTATTGCCTATCTACGGCAGAAAGCAATCCAGATTCCCATACTTGTGTATACCATGCACACCGAATTCTGGATTATCAAGCTATTGACCAAGGCGGAAGTGGCAGGTATTGTCACCAAAAACGACAAAATAAACGAAATAGAAAACGCCATTGCACGGATATTGGGGGAACATACCAAATATTACTCTCCTACCGCACTGCACATCGTGCTTTCCATTGTAGGTGACCAGTCAGCTGCTAAACAGATAAACTACACTCCCAGCCCACGTGAAAATGAAATTATCCAGATGTTATCATGTGGACTTACTTCCGACGACATCGCCCACAAACTTAATCTTAGCAAAAACACTATTGACACGATGAGAAAAAATATCCTGTTAAAAAGCGGAGCCACCAATGTATCACATCTCATGCGAATAGCTTTCTTAAAAGGTTGGATTACGATATGA
- a CDS encoding tetratricopeptide repeat-containing sensor histidine kinase: MKQIVFFIFLCLTAHLTASDKNDSLTDLLQSFGDNGEYARMDSIYGVITRENRYKQDKLYALNVDLDYARYLNQKGDCDKAYTLLAQTRKKAATLGKHQTDQSSRVLMQTIEALATYETAYGQWQTDHLVEARNTATEAVQLLEQVKDSVNLAEAYNLSGVIHRKLFMFDNAISLYEKALAITENLQNYNLAAIIVSNISILYNEVGKNNEAIQVSRKMFTYPQTDTLTIDYRIGEVNRLCNHAILLANNHQLGNALDTLRLVNQKLQPEMPDGLKLLAYTQYARVLRDLGKPLQAFQYYQKAMSYKATTFNKANIANLEYLYGYMLFHDTDSLSQARQYIMKAADFARKHPSGLLPKVLLTLAEIEAKRHENQLSYQLVLEAYKANEELNNQYFHNRLSGFEAELDLKEKDLQIAGINEKRAEEKAAYLARTYTIGGILVLVVLLLVILTISMHKRKIAFNLKQLKLEKEIKDKEMQSQLLLTDMHKKMTEQYICGLEDSNNRISKELHDGVCNDLLSIEMEMQQAKTPSFSIQLGRIREALRNLSHQLATPVFHNFSLYQVLTLYTDKLKSLENIHIECYIEESIKQISFPPEQTQEVYRILQEIVSNLIKHADAQNAYVTISHESGQIHILIEDDGKGFAPSQLTHHPLQSGLGLRNIKERCTKLQGDCEIKSKEGQGTVVHFWFPI; the protein is encoded by the coding sequence ATGAAACAAATTGTTTTTTTTATTTTTCTTTGCCTGACCGCACATTTAACGGCCAGTGACAAAAACGACAGCTTGACCGACTTACTACAGTCATTTGGAGATAACGGCGAATATGCCCGTATGGATTCTATCTACGGAGTCATCACCCGTGAAAACCGTTACAAACAAGATAAGCTTTATGCCTTGAATGTCGACCTGGATTATGCCCGCTATCTCAACCAGAAAGGAGACTGCGACAAAGCATATACCTTGCTGGCTCAAACCCGGAAAAAGGCTGCCACACTAGGAAAGCACCAGACAGACCAGTCCTCCCGTGTCCTAATGCAGACAATCGAAGCACTTGCCACGTATGAAACCGCCTACGGACAATGGCAGACCGACCACCTGGTGGAAGCCCGGAACACAGCTACCGAAGCCGTCCAATTGCTGGAACAGGTGAAAGACTCAGTCAATCTGGCCGAAGCCTATAATCTATCGGGAGTCATACACCGAAAACTTTTTATGTTCGACAATGCCATTTCACTGTATGAAAAAGCACTGGCCATTACCGAAAATCTGCAAAACTATAATCTGGCGGCTATCATCGTATCCAATATCTCTATTCTCTACAATGAAGTAGGAAAAAACAACGAGGCCATACAGGTTTCACGCAAGATGTTCACCTATCCACAAACCGATACACTGACCATAGATTACCGTATTGGAGAAGTTAACAGATTATGTAACCATGCCATCCTGCTGGCCAACAACCACCAGCTTGGAAACGCACTGGACACACTCCGCCTAGTGAACCAGAAACTCCAGCCGGAAATGCCCGATGGACTCAAGTTGCTGGCATACACCCAATACGCCAGAGTGCTACGGGATTTAGGCAAACCGTTGCAAGCCTTCCAGTATTATCAAAAAGCCATGAGTTACAAGGCTACTACGTTCAACAAAGCAAACATAGCCAATTTGGAATACCTGTACGGCTACATGCTGTTTCACGATACAGACTCCTTATCTCAGGCCCGGCAGTATATCATGAAAGCGGCCGACTTTGCCCGGAAACATCCTTCCGGCCTGCTTCCCAAAGTACTCTTGACCCTTGCTGAAATAGAAGCCAAAAGACATGAAAACCAGCTATCCTACCAGCTCGTGCTAGAAGCTTATAAAGCCAACGAAGAACTGAATAACCAGTATTTCCACAACCGGTTGTCCGGATTCGAAGCCGAACTGGACCTCAAAGAGAAAGACTTGCAGATTGCCGGCATCAATGAAAAACGGGCAGAAGAGAAAGCAGCCTATCTGGCACGCACCTATACCATCGGGGGGATACTTGTACTAGTTGTACTGCTACTGGTCATCCTGACTATCAGCATGCACAAAAGAAAAATCGCCTTCAACCTGAAGCAGCTGAAACTGGAAAAAGAAATCAAAGACAAGGAAATGCAAAGCCAGCTTCTCCTCACCGACATGCATAAAAAGATGACAGAACAATATATCTGCGGACTCGAGGACAGTAATAACCGCATTTCCAAAGAACTGCACGACGGCGTATGCAACGACCTGTTATCCATTGAAATGGAAATGCAGCAGGCGAAAACTCCTTCCTTCAGCATCCAGCTCGGGCGGATAAGAGAAGCCTTGCGCAATCTCTCCCACCAGCTGGCAACTCCTGTTTTCCACAATTTCAGCTTATATCAGGTGCTGACCCTCTACACTGACAAGCTGAAATCATTGGAAAACATTCACATTGAATGCTATATAGAGGAGAGTATAAAGCAAATTTCATTTCCTCCAGAACAGACACAGGAAGTATATCGTATCTTACAAGAAATCGTATCCAACCTGATAAAACATGCCGATGCCCAAAATGCTTACGTTACCATCAGCCATGAATCCGGACAAATCCATATCCTCATTGAAGACGACGGGAAAGGATTCGCTCCGAGCCAGCTTACCCATCATCCTCTTCAAAGCGGATTAGGATTGAGAAACATCAAAGAACGCTGCACCAAGCTGCAAGGTGACTGCGAAATCAAATCGAAAGAAGGCCAAGGAACCGTAGTCCATTTCTGGTTTCCAATATAA
- a CDS encoding DUF4878 domain-containing protein, translating to MKTIFKFTWVIGAFLFLSACSSNTPSAVVKKALDCIVSEDYKGYVDLMQLTEDNDPQVKEEAKKEFAEMIEKQAARQGDKEKLKSYEILKEEFSKTGTYARVTFKEVYMTGDEHETSLYLVKDNEDKWVIMLWGADRLMDE from the coding sequence ATGAAAACAATTTTTAAGTTCACATGGGTAATAGGAGCTTTTTTGTTTTTGTCGGCCTGCTCTTCAAATACTCCTTCGGCGGTAGTAAAGAAAGCGTTGGATTGTATAGTATCTGAGGACTATAAAGGTTATGTGGATTTGATGCAGTTGACAGAGGATAATGATCCTCAGGTGAAAGAAGAGGCAAAAAAGGAATTTGCCGAGATGATTGAAAAACAAGCCGCCAGACAAGGTGACAAAGAAAAGCTGAAAAGTTATGAGATTCTGAAGGAAGAATTTAGTAAGACGGGGACTTACGCTAGAGTAACTTTTAAGGAGGTTTACATGACCGGGGATGAACATGAGACTTCTTTGTATCTGGTAAAGGACAATGAAGACAAATGGGTAATCATGCTTTGGGGAGCCGACAGGCTGATGGATGAATAA
- a CDS encoding ATP-binding protein: MRKSFLFLFLVDILITFLTGCRQDELPKSMELAESRAESVQNDPRVQHSSYLIWLDGAECKSLAEQIQSVNHYDSLLAFSQLPGPDQINSLLTIARDSLNDVTVVGNVKQFVAGTYNPDLIQELRHLRRGVVLIADSDNSEQLKSWMLRLLGMYVGKGYYKVAYPEEQRYYYYDMADPDALKKLCGTNGLPADSRTLAWGAPTTDDTSDPEVTKRAMRAMKRIYLSNRFYVYTNRYDYPMTGYELLPPYSGEVRKYSPAGDKLWDAVVDREWAIDAYNLRIYAPTNGDNMLAVYSAGGNGFANKINNSTVIVKNPPKNEVWGLLWGLRNNAYTRIRISDGKSSLLNFSPIDFAPGLPQDESTISHSQSRSVGFDLSMKPELKGEYRWGKSITYQLKEMTRVVNKTQTDSELSYSWKWYPETLFRGSRAMKDDNMIDGSAMISPAWYDILYNAVTPVSKNVFCDYDNDPLFNQNLLNYQQECAVTMKTDGASAGIVAVEIVDGMNLQRGGVWFNSWGTPTAHPLPNDSGVACDALLDVSAKLTVWIDFNNW; this comes from the coding sequence ATGAGAAAATCATTTTTATTTTTATTCCTTGTTGACATTCTAATTACATTTCTGACGGGCTGTAGGCAGGATGAACTTCCTAAATCTATGGAGCTTGCAGAAAGTAGGGCTGAGAGTGTCCAAAATGACCCCCGTGTACAGCATAGCAGTTATTTGATATGGTTGGATGGAGCTGAATGCAAAAGTCTGGCAGAACAGATTCAATCGGTTAATCATTATGATTCGTTGTTGGCATTCAGCCAGCTTCCAGGTCCCGATCAAATTAACAGTCTGTTGACCATTGCTCGTGACAGTTTGAATGACGTTACAGTTGTTGGTAATGTCAAACAATTTGTGGCTGGTACGTATAATCCGGATTTGATTCAGGAACTTCGGCATTTGCGGAGGGGAGTCGTACTGATTGCAGATAGTGACAACAGTGAACAGTTGAAATCATGGATGTTACGCCTTCTGGGAATGTATGTGGGTAAAGGCTATTACAAAGTGGCTTATCCCGAAGAACAGCGTTATTATTATTATGACATGGCAGACCCTGATGCGCTGAAGAAACTTTGTGGAACGAATGGACTTCCTGCAGACAGCCGTACACTGGCATGGGGAGCTCCTACCACGGATGATACGTCCGATCCGGAAGTGACGAAACGTGCCATGCGTGCCATGAAAAGAATCTATCTGAGTAATCGTTTCTATGTGTACACCAATCGTTACGATTATCCGATGACGGGATATGAGCTGCTTCCCCCGTATTCAGGAGAAGTCCGCAAGTATTCGCCAGCTGGTGATAAGCTTTGGGATGCGGTGGTGGATCGTGAATGGGCGATAGATGCTTATAATCTCCGTATTTATGCCCCGACCAACGGGGACAACATGCTTGCCGTTTATTCGGCAGGAGGTAACGGGTTTGCTAATAAAATCAATAACTCCACTGTCATTGTGAAAAATCCTCCTAAGAATGAAGTGTGGGGATTGCTGTGGGGCTTGAGAAACAATGCTTATACCCGTATCCGGATTTCAGACGGAAAGTCGTCGTTGCTCAATTTTTCTCCAATAGACTTTGCTCCCGGACTTCCTCAGGACGAATCGACCATCAGCCATTCGCAAAGCCGTTCGGTTGGGTTCGATTTGAGTATGAAGCCTGAACTGAAGGGTGAATACCGATGGGGAAAGAGCATTACTTACCAGTTGAAGGAAATGACTCGTGTGGTGAACAAGACCCAGACCGATTCGGAACTGAGCTACTCATGGAAGTGGTATCCGGAAACCTTGTTCAGAGGTAGTCGGGCTATGAAAGATGACAACATGATAGATGGAAGCGCCATGATTTCACCTGCGTGGTATGACATCTTATATAATGCGGTGACCCCGGTCTCAAAAAATGTATTCTGTGATTATGACAATGACCCGTTGTTCAATCAGAATCTTCTGAACTATCAGCAGGAATGTGCGGTAACGATGAAGACTGATGGCGCTTCAGCCGGTATTGTGGCTGTGGAGATTGTGGATGGCATGAACTTGCAGCGTGGAGGAGTTTGGTTTAACAGCTGGGGAACGCCTACGGCTCATCCTCTGCCCAATGATTCCGGTGTGGCATGTGATGCACTGTTGGATGTAAGTGCGAAACTTACAGTGTGGATTGATTTTAACAATTGGTAA
- a CDS encoding LytTR family DNA-binding domain-containing protein, with translation MNRTLRCMAIDDEPMALLVIEQFCRRRGGMELLAFSEPRVGLEAIRRQKPDLIFLDIQMNSLNGLEIADILPHECSFIFTTAYAEYALEGFNLDAVDFLLKPFSYERFEMAVEKALRRLDSRRSAVPECLVVKQEYNNVSIPLSDILYVEALGNYVKIVRQSGGHVLTRTNLKAITDLLPDGMFLRIHRSYVISIPSVISFTRTRVKLKGLSEDLPVGAQYAGQVAEMLLFLD, from the coding sequence ATGAACAGAACGTTGAGATGCATGGCAATAGACGATGAGCCGATGGCGTTGTTGGTGATAGAACAGTTTTGCCGCCGGAGAGGAGGAATGGAACTGCTTGCTTTTAGTGAACCGCGCGTAGGCCTGGAGGCGATACGCCGTCAGAAACCCGACCTGATTTTTCTGGATATTCAGATGAACAGTCTCAACGGATTGGAAATAGCCGATATCTTGCCGCATGAATGTAGCTTTATTTTTACTACCGCTTATGCGGAGTATGCACTTGAAGGGTTTAATCTGGACGCGGTGGACTTCCTGCTCAAACCTTTCTCGTATGAACGTTTTGAAATGGCGGTGGAAAAGGCCCTGCGCCGTTTGGATTCCCGTCGGTCTGCGGTGCCCGAATGTCTGGTCGTCAAGCAGGAATATAATAATGTGAGCATTCCTCTTTCAGATATATTGTATGTAGAGGCGTTAGGAAATTATGTCAAGATTGTCCGTCAGTCGGGCGGGCATGTGCTGACCCGTACCAATCTGAAGGCTATTACTGATTTATTGCCCGACGGTATGTTTTTGCGTATTCACCGTTCGTACGTTATTTCCATCCCATCCGTAATTTCTTTTACTCGTACACGGGTGAAACTGAAAGGTCTGTCTGAAGACTTGCCGGTCGGGGCACAATATGCCGGTCAGGTAGCAGAAATGCTTTTATTTTTGGACTGA
- a CDS encoding sensor histidine kinase codes for MKKSHIPLYVDLLFCLVIMPLAIMLLPVDRWIVHNTAFLVTLILYVYVLYFLYRWVCLPKLFMQKKYLRITWCMLCFVGMTELLTHFPLPPELEADVTRPVEARLHMRTQTIWFFFLVVTGFSLAIELTFELFRQILSRQEVEAEKNKAELALYKAQINPHFLFNTLNTLYALVLSGSDKTESAFVKFSGILRYMYSQSGAELIPAARELEYIRQYVDLQKLRLNGHTHVELEVEVTDGQVLVPSMLLITFIENAFKYGTSSEVDCTVRICVRVDDRQLFFETENKVMRVREDGLEGIGIENCRKRLELLYPGCYELKAGAENGVYCVSLDIRLRKED; via the coding sequence ATGAAGAAAAGCCATATTCCGCTGTATGTAGACCTCTTGTTCTGCCTGGTCATTATGCCGTTGGCCATCATGCTGTTGCCGGTGGACCGCTGGATTGTGCATAATACAGCCTTTCTTGTTACTTTGATATTGTATGTGTATGTGCTTTATTTTCTGTATCGCTGGGTATGCTTGCCTAAGCTGTTTATGCAAAAAAAATACCTGCGCATCACGTGGTGTATGTTGTGTTTTGTTGGAATGACGGAACTGTTGACTCATTTTCCTCTTCCTCCGGAGTTGGAGGCCGATGTCACTCGTCCGGTGGAAGCCCGTCTGCACATGCGCACACAGACCATCTGGTTTTTCTTCTTGGTGGTGACAGGTTTTTCACTGGCCATTGAACTGACTTTTGAGCTGTTCCGCCAGATTCTGTCGCGGCAGGAAGTGGAGGCTGAGAAAAACAAGGCGGAGCTGGCACTCTACAAGGCACAGATTAATCCGCATTTTCTGTTTAATACCCTCAATACACTCTATGCCTTGGTGCTTTCCGGGTCGGACAAAACGGAATCGGCCTTTGTGAAATTTTCCGGTATCTTGCGGTACATGTATTCGCAGAGTGGGGCTGAACTTATTCCGGCAGCACGTGAACTGGAATATATCCGTCAGTATGTTGATTTGCAAAAACTCCGTTTGAATGGACATACTCATGTGGAGCTGGAGGTGGAAGTTACAGACGGGCAGGTGCTCGTTCCGTCGATGCTGCTCATCACTTTTATTGAGAACGCATTCAAGTATGGCACTTCGTCGGAAGTGGACTGTACGGTCCGTATCTGCGTCAGGGTGGACGACCGGCAATTGTTTTTTGAGACAGAAAATAAAGTGATGCGGGTTCGGGAGGATGGACTGGAGGGTATCGGCATTGAAAACTGCCGCAAGCGGCTGGAGTTGCTTTATCCGGGATGTTATGAGTTGAAAGCAGGGGCAGAAAACGGTGTGTATTGCGTAAGTCTGGACATACGATTGAGAAAAGAGGATTGA